A single Ascochyta rabiei chromosome 4, complete sequence DNA region contains:
- a CDS encoding Heat shock transcription factor, which translates to MSTRKRRAPGSEPQAPMQTYPQDASIPTDQYMNWNDPTMSADMGAFNDPALFDNYNTNTISSGHNRVVSLDGMHDAPDMSSGQLVRRNPNQQLAPAPRRGQWDGYPSPTQQWDNIADDDEELDQKAAVAKKDAQAKRKQIPPFVQKLSSFLDNNKNENLIRWSDDGNSFIVLDEDEFARTLIPELFKHNNYASFVRQLNMYGFHKKVGLSDNSMKASETKAKAPSEYYNKYFKRGRPELLWLIQKPKNPMTGPKRKRDDEAKGDSDEERKYVQDTGGGGYIEELTPVRRSDDMAMIPRSEYNSLRVEVRELQQQQKLISNVLGQIKRQNDELYSRATSFQALHDRHENSINAILTFLATFYKRGLEGNTGGINLADMFSGARQQTHGNVVDVGDYQAPEMNRSPSFQRKKQPLALLPAPAPGKDYLAPPGGRATTMSPTTRPMPSPITRQNSQQAVFRSPSHTKPQSSTSTPQARDGSSSIPLPKVESQSPQTMGPLPEAEEMLSAIQDANTNAGHSSSQAPQFDFPAAFSNYQTADGAVPLTAQQRNDVLSLMANNTAASNTNNALTNPNPPEMNNLLNDLSRFQETQQQLELLQKMSDQQNSRVQSLQERLQPLSPSGQIPGLTENNTNYFGNQLGDPSQYDLDLDSFVQDNDYFPNSTSLPPNGNATDPNSVLPDFNYDLPDTNPGMSGGGNFTDTFDFGTHDDGTLHVGDANDARESVSSSGTSPAATVEEVEDETRRRSPKRRRK; encoded by the exons ATGTCGACACGCAAGCGGCGCGCTCCGGGCTCAGAACCACAAGCCCCAATGCAGACATACCCGCAAGACGCCAGCATACCGACCGATCAATACATGAACTGGAACGATCCCACAATGAGTGCTGACATGGGCGCTTTCAACGATCCAGCGCTGTTCGACAACTACAATACAAATACGATTAGCAGTGGGCACAACCGGGTAGTTTCGCTGGACGGAATGCATGACGCGCCAGATATGAGCTCTGGACAGCTGGTCAGGCGAAATCCCAACCAGCAGCTTGCACCTGCACCGCGGCGGGGGCAGTGGGATGGCTACCCGAGCCCAACTCAGCAGTGGGACAACATAGCTGATGACGATGAGGAGTTGGACCAGAAGGCCGCAGTTGCGAAGAAGGATGCGCAAGCGAAAAGGAAGCAGATTCCGCCGTTTGTGCAAAAACTGAGCAG CTTTCTTGACAACAACAAGAACGAGAACCTCATCCGGTGGTCAGATGACGGCAACTCATTCATCGTACTGGACGAAGACGAATTTGCGCGAACGCTCATCCCAGAACTCTTCAAACACAACAACTATGCCTCCTTCGTTCGACAGCTGAACATGTATGGCTTCCACAAGAAAGTTGGGCTATCAGACAACTCCATGAAGGCGAGCGAGACCAAGGCAAAAGCGCCCAGCGAATACTACAACAAGTACTTTAAGCGCGGGCGGCCGGAGCTGTTGTGGTTGATTCAGAAGCCCAAGAATCCTATGACCGGTCCTAAGCGGAAGCGGGACGACGAGGCCAAGGGTGATAGCGATGAAGAGCGCAAATACGTGCAGGAcactggtggtggtggctaCATCGAGGAGTTGACTCCTGTCAGGAGGAGCGACGATATGGCCATGATCCCGCGTTCAGAGTACAACAGCTTGCGAGTCGAGGTTCGAGAgttacagcaacaacaaaaGCTCATCTCGAATGTTTTGGGCCAAATCAAGCGTCAGAACGACGAGCTGTATTCCCGAGCAACGTCCTTCCAAGCGCTACACGACCGCCACGAGAACTCGATCAATGCAATCCTCACATTCCTGGCTACGTTCTACAAGCGCGGCCTGGAAGGCAATACAGGGGGTATCAATCTTGCAGACATGTTCTCTGGGGCGCGCCAGCAGACTCATGGGAATGTTGTAGACGTCGGTGATTACCAGGCGCCAGAAATGAACAGATCGCCATCGTTCCAACGAAAGAAACAGCCTCTGGCGCTCTTGCCGGCTCCAGCACCTGGGAAGGACTATCTGGCGCCACCTGGTGGCCGCGCAACCACAATGAGTCCTACGACAAGGCCGATGCCTAGCCCCATCACAAGACAGAACAGTCAACAAGCAGTCTTCAGAAGTCCTTCGCACACGAAGCCTCAGTCCTCCACGTCTACTCCGCAGGCGCGTGACGGGTCCTCTTCTATCCCTCTCCCTAAAGTGGAGTCGCAGTCACCGCAGACCATGGGACCCCTTCCCGAGGCCGAAGAAATGCTCTCTGCCATCCAAGATGCAAACACCAACGCCGGTCACTCCTCCAGCCAGGCACCACAGTTCGACTTCCCCGCCGCCTTCTCAAATTACCAAACCGCCGACGGCGCCGTGCCTCTTACAGCCCAACAGCGCAACGATGTCCTCAGCCTCATGGCGAACAACACAGCAGCATCAAACACAAACAACGCGCTGACAAACCCGAATCCACCCGAGATGAACAACCTCTTGAACGATTTGAGCAGATTCCAGGAGACGCAGCAACAACTCGAGCTTCTGCAGAAGATGAGCGACCAGCAGAACAGCAGAGTGCAGAGCTTGCAGGAGCGACTGCAACCGTTGAGCCCAAGCGGACAGATTCCCGGTCTCACAGAGAACAACACGAACTACTTCGGCAACCAGCTCGGCGACCCAAGCCAATACGATCTCGACCTCGACTCCTTCGTGCAGGACAACGACTACTTCCCGAACAGCACCTCCCTCCCACCCAACGGCAACGCCACCGACCCCAACAGCGTACTGCCCGACTTCAACTACGACCTGCCGGACACCAATCCCGGCAtgagcggcggcggcaaCTTCACCGACACCTTTGACTTTGGCACCCACGACGACGGCACCCTGCACGTCGGCGACGCAAACGACGCGCGCGAGAGCGTCAGCTCGTCCGGCACATCGCCCGCCGCCACGGTCGAGGAAGTCGAGGACGAGACGCGCCGCCGCAGCCCCAAGAGGCGGAGGAAGTAG
- a CDS encoding Non-specific serine/threonine protein kinase gives MHVSRYSWHDDLTISREHLRIHCILYEQDPISDIAPFVYATDLSTNGTHMKKSNAECTGSQGRGVLMGKNGTFLLDDGDELQLSETVTLIYHSFGTVRKSVLTQTQERERAILSSRYLVTGRLLGEGGYGKVLIGIDQKTQRQLACKIINLEKLYNRRTMAHLYMPTSEEQTGSSQAINQLPDNVHSCFREFDILKDLSHPNIVHIQKVFWSQSTIYMFQELVTGGDLFSYIEYKHGRISSIESAVIIRQILKGVQYLHDQDIVHRDLKPDNILMTSLDSGARVVITDFGNARFLPNLKTQDDSRSNKLKRMFSLVGTLEYTAPEIHKANHAIPSHYGYSLSVDMWSIGSITAAILTGEQIFGCRQNDSFEEDPRRVIIKLAAQCDLSILDDEFHPLWGPIAQAPKDFIKRLLVLEEEDRMSASEALDHIWFTHPYMAAEFDAQYERSTRDWTPRHKDDQLIEQISFFLNRVVSGSRSRPGGVTVSRFFGPKLTPTQITVPDQYQHMEEQQPDAQLASQLAPLSYNNAYTNNEGHNYSQANRDLAFDERYDVALDWNPVKQQTYVESSIGNPPIPHSKGQVRPNKPAAGQLQRVSTSTRGKYFEREIVDLDDLGAPSDEFNEAMGTAQLDHNINAASHGRLRRENTVQVRTTPSADDEGLYDVNRWWHDRYPQTLFYYDTQAEPVTQDENSVVVQETPPEVFAKPSQPRVRHVAIDGCSFDRHHDYSLADEAPSAHETSKRRRVYGRQL, from the coding sequence ATGCACGTCAGCCGCTACAGCTGGCATGACGACCTTACCATATCCAGAGAACATCTTCGAATTCATTGTATACTCTACGAACAAGATCCCATATCTGACATCGCCCCTTTCGTGTATGCTACCGATCTCTCGACTAACGGTACTCATATGAAAAAGAGCAACGCAGAATGCACCGGCTCTCAAGGTCGAGGTGTCTTAATGGGCAAGAATGGCACTTTCCTTCTTGATGACGGAGACGAACTTCAACTGTCTGAGACCGTCACCCTGATATATCATTCATTTGGTACGGTCAGGAAGAGTGTGCTTACTCAAACACAGGAGCGCGAGAGGGCCATTCTTTCGTCTCGGTATCTTGTCACCGGCCGCTTGCTTGGCGAAGGTGGGTATGGCAAGGTGCTCATCGGCATTGACCAGAAGACTCAACGCCAGCTTGCCTGCAAGATTATCAATCTCGAAAAGCTCTACAATCGACGCACAATGGCTCATCTCTACATGCCTACGAGTGAGGAGCAGACGGGCTCGAGCCAGGCAATCAATCAGCTGCCTGACAACGTGCACAGCTGCTTTCGCGAGTTCGACATCTTGAAGGACCTCAGTCATCCCAACATCGTCCACATACAGAAGGTGTTCTGGAGCCAGAGCACAATCTACATGTTCCAAGAGCTTGTGACTGGCGGCGATCTATTTTCATACATCGAATACAAGCACGGCAGAATTTCAAGCATCGAATCGGCAGTCATCATTCGCCAGATTCTAAAGGGTGTACAGTACCTGCATGACCAGGACATTGTGCACAGAGATCTCAAGCCTGACAACATTCTGATGACGTCTCTTGACAGCGGAGCTCGCGTTGTGATCACTGACTTCGGCAATGCGCGTTTCCTACCAAACTTAAAGACCCAGGACGACTCCAGAAGCAACAAGCTGAAACGCATGTTTTCGCTCGTGGGGACGCTGGAATACACTGCACCTGAGATTCACAAAGCAAACCATGCCATCCCGAGCCACTATGGCTACTCTTTGAGTGTCGATATGTGGTCGATCGGATCGATTACGGCAGCCATACTCACTGGCGAACAAATCTTCGGCTGCCGACAAAATGATTCATTTGAGGAGGACCCTCGACGTGTCATTATCAAGCTTGCTGCACAATGCGACCTCAGTATCCTTGACGATGAGTTTCATCCTTTGTGGGGTCCAATCGCTCAGGCCCCGAAAGACTTCATCAAGCGTCTCCTTGTGTTGGAGGAAGAAGACCGCATGTCCGCGTCCGAAGCTCTGGACCACATCTGGTTCACGCACCCATACATGGCAGCGGAGTTCGATGCGCAGTACGAGCGATCCACTAGAGACTGGACTCCACGTCACAAGGACGACCAGCTCATTGAACAAATATCGTTCTTCTTGAACCGAGTTGTAAGCGGGTCAAGGAGCAGACCAGGTGGTGTTACGGTTTCTCGCTTCTTTGGTCCGAAACTCACGCCGACACAAATAACAGTGCCCGACCAGTATCAACACATGGAAGAGCAACAACCAGACGCTCAGCTTGCAAGTCAGCTTGCACCACTGTCGTACAATAATGCCTACACGAACAACGAAGGGCACAATTATAGCCAGGCGAACAGAGACCTTGCATTCGATGAGCGCTATGACGTGGCGCTTGATTGGAATCCTGTTAAACAACAGACGTACGTCGAATCTAGCATCGGGAATCCGCCGATACCACATTCAAAAGGCCAGGTACGACCGAACAAGCCTGCTGCTGGACAACTACAACGGGTTAGTACATCAACACGGGGTAAGTATTTCGAGAGGGAGATTGTCGACCTAGATGATCTAGGAGCACCAAGCGATGAGTTCAATGAAGCCATGGGTACGGCTCAACTGGATCACAATATCAACGCAGCTTCCCACGGGAGACTCCGCCGGGAGAATACCGTGCAGGTGCGCACGACTCCATCTGCTGACGATGAAGGACTTTATGATGTGAATCGGTGGTGGCATGATCGCTACCCACAGACGCTGTTTTACTATGATACGCAAGCGGAGCCTGTCACACAGGATGAGAACTCTGTCGTGGTGCAGGAGACCCCACCTGAGGTGTTCGCAAAGCCGTCACAACCAAGAGTTAGACATGTCGCTATAGATGGATGCTCGTTTGACCGGCATCATGACTATTCACTGGCTGACGAAGCTCCATCTGCTCACGAGACAAGCAAGCGAAGGAGGGTCTACGGCCGTCAACTTTGA
- a CDS encoding a-factor receptor, producing the protein MSIRLAPLPPHGTDWTDVMSTGDTPIYLTAIIFSILAWFSWLLCIAPLVWHFSQRNVAAGSLVLWIILTNFSLGINPIIWPRDNVEEWWNGNVWCDINVRIQVGGQVGLAASMVMILRKLAKVMDTRNITVASSRSSKLREQLIEFAWCWCYPLVLILLYIPVQSVRYNVWGIEGCIAAYRPTWQSLVLSAMWVPITMTVAVYYAVLLFIRLFRYRREFSRLVMARNSTKSRFIRLFLICIIMTFIVVPYSAYPFYYFCSQLASFKWDYEWERLNGDKKNIILKFPSEGKVHVDKWGQVVLGYVVFLIFGTGTDAYNTYKKMLLALGLGKVFPSLYIMRKSGTSTRSSFVSARTWTSTYVSKAKSYFFKGSSSLSSFGGSTFNNSVRSKSVVLESVDNAKLHSISSTAPVLPGRTSAPTNTSLLGRLFTRGGNRQPILPTFSHGSTTSTANGEKAVVESVPEGFSARAWASEAPSSRRNSESVGVTVFREVHLDEEVRESTERKSADEWMLRP; encoded by the exons ATGTCTATCAGGCTGGCCCCTCTCCCACCGCATGGAACTGACTGGACAGACGTCATGTCCACAGGCGATACTCCAATCTACCTCACAGCCATCATCTTCTCAATCCTGGCTTGGTTCTCCTGGCTTCTCTGTATAGCCCCCCTGGTATGGCACTTCTCACAGCGGAACGTCGCTGCCGGCTCGCTCGTCCTTTGGATCATTCTCACAAACTTCTCTCTCGGCATCAATCCTATCATATGGCCTCGTGACAATGTTGAAGAGTGGTGGAACGGCAATGTTTGGTGCGACATCAACGTGCGGATCCAGGTTGGAGGCCAGGTCGGTTTAGCGGCGTCCATGGTCATGATTCTAAGGAAGCTCGCCAAGGTCATGGACACTCGAAATATCACTGTTGCATCGAGCAGGAGCAGCAAGCTCAGGGAACAGCTCATCGAGTTTgcctggtgctggtgctaCCCGTTAGTTCTGATTCTGCTCTACATCCCCGTTCAGTCAGTCCGCTACAACGTCTGGGGCATTGAAGGTTGCATAGCTGCATACCGTCCGACGTGGCAGAGCCTGGTGTTGAGCGCTATGTGGGTACCGATCACCATGACCGTCGCTGTCTACTACGCAG TACTCTTGTTCATCCGCCTCTTCCGCTACCGACGCGAGTTCTCTCGCCTCGTCATGGCCCGCAACAGCACCAAGTCTCGCTTCATCCGCCTCTTCCTCATCTGCATCATCATGACCTTCATCGTCGTGCCGTACTCAGCCTACCCATTCTACTACTTTTGCTCGCAGCTGGCCAGCTTCAAGTGGGACTACGAGTGGGAGCGACTCAATGGCGACAAGAAGAACATCATCCTCAAATTCCCATCTGAAGGCAAAGTGCACGTCGACAAATGGGGCCAAGTCGTCCTGGGCTACGTTGTCTTTTTGATTTTCGGCACCGGCACGGATGCGTACAATACTTACAAGAAGATGCTCCTCGCTCTTGGTCTGGGCAAGGTCTTCCCGAGCTTGTACATCATGCGCAAGAGCGGCACCAGCACACGAAGTAGCTTCGTCTCAGCGCGCACTTGGACCTCGACGTACGTGAGCAAGGCGAAGAGCTATTTCTTCAAGGGAAGTTCGAGCCTGAGCTCCTTCGGCGGTAGCACGTTCAACAACAGCGTGCGCAGCAAGTCCGTTGTGCTCGAGAGCGTGGACAATGCTAAGCTCCACTCCATCTCGTCGACCGCTCCCGTCCTACCTGGACGCACGTCAGCCCCAACCAACACATCCCTCCTCGGGCGTCTCTTCACCCGTGGCGGTAACCGCCAGCCCATACTTCCCACGTTCTCGCATGGCTCAACAACATCCACAGCTAATGGCGAGAAGGCGGTTGTGGAATCTGTACCTGAAGGCTTTTCGGCACGGGCCTGGGCTTCCGAGGCGCCCTCCTCGAGGCGTAACAGCGAGTCGGTGGGCGTCACTGTGTTTCGCGAAGTGCACCTCGATGAGGAGGTCAGGGAGAGCACGGAGAGGAAGTCGGCAGATGAGTGGATGCTGAGGCCGTAG